One window from the genome of Saimiri boliviensis isolate mSaiBol1 chromosome 2, mSaiBol1.pri, whole genome shotgun sequence encodes:
- the LYSMD2 gene encoding lysM and putative peptidoglycan-binding domain-containing protein 2 isoform X2, with protein sequence MEQIKRANKLFTNDCIFLKKTLNIPVISEKPLLFNGLNSIDSPENETVDSSFSQEEEPVVAGEDLLPPSPQESDVQPMQPEEVSARDFLQRLDLQIKLSTQAAKKLKEESRDEESPYATSLYHS encoded by the exons atggaACAGATTAAAAGGGCCAATAAACTGTTTACCAATGACTGTATATTTCTGAAGAAGACTTTGAACATCCCAGTTATATCGGAGAAGCCTTTGTTGTTTAATGGACTTAACTCCATTGATTCTCCAGAAAATGAAACTGTTGATAGCAGTTTTTCTCAGGAAGAGGAGCCAGTGGTGGCTGGGGAAGACCTCCTGCCTCCCAGTCCTCAAGAATCTGATGTTCAGCCTATGCAGCCTGAGGAAGTATCAGCCAGAGATTTCCTGCAGAGACTTGACTTGCAGATCAAATTATCCACACAGGCAGCCAAGAAGCTAAAAGAAGAGAGTAG agatgaaGAAAGTCCCTATGCAACTTCCCTCTATCACAGTTAG